The Vitis vinifera cultivar Pinot Noir 40024 chromosome 1, ASM3070453v1 DNA segment tcatgatTACAGTGTAGAGAATATGGGCCGATTCCAAATTCAAAGTGCAGCCCACTCTCAAGGCCTAGACAATAAAGCTGTAGAAGTGCCGCGAGGCAGAAGAAAGCCCACCGACACCGAGGGATTGGCTTCACAAAACACATCTTCACGCGTTGCATATCGGACGGAGGTGTTTCTCTGAAAAGTTGAAAACAAGCTGCAACAAAGAAGACACATCAGAGGAGAGAAACAGATAGAGGGGCAAACATGGGGTTACAGTGGATGGTACTTGGCTACGTCGTGGCGGCGGAGGCTGCAATAGCACTTGTCATAACACTGCCATCACCAAAGCTCGTGAAATCTCGGATCGTCTCTCTCGTATCACTTCTCCTCAGTCCCCTCGCCGGCGTCATCCCCTTCGCCGCTTTCCAGCTTCTAGGCTCGTCTCCGATCCGCCCTCAATCTCCAATTATCTCCAATTTATAGGATTTAGGGCACGGAATTAATTGAAATGAATGTCTATTACGATTGTGATTGTCATTATGTTTATTAGGATAATGACTGTGTTTCAGATATCTATTGGAAGAATGAGCACCGACTGATTTGTACGTCGGAAACCTGCACCGCAGGTGAAAGAGATCGATACGAGAAATCGGTATGctgtcttttttgtttttgtacatTTGGTTTGGGATTTCTGGTTACTTATTGAAAACTTAGAAGATTTGCCCTCTATATAGTCATATTTAGCTTGTCTGACCAATGCTAGTCTCAATAGTTTGCTTGGTACTGTCTGCTAGTTACAAGACTAATGTCTCCGCGAAATGGACGTTTagttcactttttatttttattttatgtcatcATCCAAAATTGACCAGATTCCAACTTCTTTTATTTCGTTGGGCTGGGTGGAAATGACAGCTTAATTTAAAAACCTTGAATCTTGTTATAAGAGAAATGCAAGAactcatttatttcttttactttttgtcaaattagtaaaaataattacagaATGGCTGGAAAATCCCCTTTCCTCCCATTTTGGCTGAATTTCAGGTACTACAATTTAAACTTGATTTAATTGGGTGCCTTGTGCGAGTTTGAATTTGGCTGTCTGTATGCCACCAGTTGCTTTGTATTAAAACCATAGTTATAAAGTAGGCATAAATAGGCACGTGAAGAACTTTTTGGATTtgtatgcaatttttttttccattttttttggggaaaaataacattcaacaaaattttcttgttgttgATCAATCCCAACTATTTATATGGGCAGTGGGTCTGATGAGCTGTGAGCAGTGATTAGGATATGTGTGTGAAACTGATCTTAACTGCTAATCATGTTCAAACTGTATTCTGCATTGTTTTTACCTGAGTATAATTCTCAGGAGATTCCCACAGCTACCAGTGAAGTTCCAGTTCGCTGGGTTGTCTACCATCTTCATTAAGTAGGACAACAAGTGGGGGCATCAAATCATGGATGTTTCTGCTACAACAAATCATACATTCTATAGAGGAGAAGTTGATTTGTAAAAGAAGGGAATTCCTCAGAAATGTCCATATTGctattttcaattcaaaattgttGATTGTTTTGAGATCGTAGTTTTAGTAGGAATGTCATAGAAACAGATATTTGATTAGGCTGGTGTTGGCTTTTAGAGCTTTCTACTCTTTTCTGGTCTCAGGGGGGTTCAAAGGCTTTCCTTACTAGAGTTGTTTGGAATCCATGGGTCCCAACAAGAGTTGTTTTTTTTGTGCATGGGAAGCAGCTTAGGAAAGGATCCTGACATTAGATTGGTTGAAGAGGGTGGGGGATGTTTTGAAAGGATAAAGGCAGTCTTGAGGCATTTTACATAAATGACGTGAGGCATAAGCCTCGAGGTTGAACAAGGCAGAAGCCTcaacttaaacaaataaataataaaaaattatcaaaaaataaaaacatactcataaagtcacaaaaaaattgaagaataaaaaagacTTAAGcttcataattataaaattaataatatactATACTATtgtttgttataaaaaaattaattatttttcattgttaataattctaatttagttactttttcCAACATAAAATTTAGCCATCTCTCATggttttacaaaatagttttcaatattACTGATGCTATCACTAGGGTCCTCCAAGGAATATAATCATatccaattttttatattatcctcCCCAATAGTGTTAATATCTACCCATTCTTCTTTTTAGTCTACCAATTGTAGTGGTATCgttttttatctatcaataattAGATTATATATGAGATCAACCACTAGGACAATCAACAATTCTCTTATTCTTCTCAATCTCTCTTTTTCGCTTCTATTTAAAATGTTAATTGAAAGTTAAGTAAATCCTCATTTTGTAAAAGGTTTAACCAAGTATGGACCGAACTAAATTCAGGAAATTTATATTAGAAGTCCCCAAAAGCAATAGATGATAGAACCCGTTAAAACtcattaaatattgaaatttaagcctcttataaaatatataagaagAGCCCATAAAGGTCGAAAACCGTTTGAATATATGTGGCTTAGCCCTCAACAGCTTCGCGGAGAAAATCAAAGAGTGGTGGTAGTCTTATAATTTCAGGGGTAGCCCTAGCTTTGTGCTCTCTAGAAAATTACAGGCTTTGAAAAGTGATATGAAGAAGTGGAATAAATAGGTGTTCGGGAATGTCTCAGCTAGGAAGGATTCGGCTCTGGAGTTGATAAACTATTGGGATAGTATAGAAAAATTAAGACCCCTGTTTGAAGAAGATAAGATAAGCCAGAGAAATGCCAAAGATGAGTACAGTCACCTAGCTATTTTAGAAGAAACTTCTTGGAGGCAAAAGTCAAGGGCGCTTTGGCTGAAGGAAGGAGATAACAATACGGAAATGTTTAAGGAACCTCAAGTAAGAAGACCTGATATGGCAACTGAACTCTTCAAGAGCATTGACTCAACGGACAGAGGTCTTAGAGGGCCCTTTTTTGGAGGAGGAAGTGACCTCAGCTCTAGCAGATTTGGGAGGTGACAAAAGCCCTGGGCTAGACGGGTTTTCTTTGgctttttggaaattttgttgGCCTACAATGGGTAGAGAAGTGATGCAGTCTTCTGAGGAGTTTCATGTGCAGAATTCCATGACTCATAGTCTTAATGCAACATTCTTAGTTCTCATCTCTAAGAAAGAAGGGGTAGGTGACGTGAAGGACTTTAGACCAATTAGCCTACTAGGGAGCCTTTATAAACTTCTTTCAAAAGTCCTAACTAACAGATTGAAAAGGGTGATGGGCAAAGTGGTGTCAAATAGTCAGAATGCTTTTTGTGGGGGGTAGACAAATCTTGGATGCTGTTTTGATTGCAAATGAGGCGGTTGATTCAAGGAAGGGTAGCTCTGATGCGGGTTTAgtttgcaaattggatatagaaaagACTTATGATCACGTTAGCTGGAAGTTTCTTCTTTCAGTCTtagaaaaatgggttttggccCCAAGTGGAGACAGTGGATTCACTTCTGCATTTCTGTGTGAGAATGGCGGTTTTGGTTAATGGTAGCCCCACAGATTTTTTCCTGACCTCTAGAGAGCTATGGCAAGGGGACCCTCTTTCACCCTATCTTTGTGTTGGTGATGGAGGCTCTAGGCAATTTAATTGCTAAGGCTGATCAAAGAGGGTTTATTAGGGGCTTCAAGATTGAGGGCAGAGGGGAAATTGAGAATCAAGTTTCACACCttttgtttgttgatgataccCTTTTTTTTCGTGACGATGATGTAGAGcagctgaattttttttttttttttttgataaatgagcgcaaaatatattaaaaaagccCAGAAGGTCGCACCGCATACAGGTAGTATACAAAGTAGCCACAAGGCCAAAAGCGCAAAAATAGGAACACCTCACCAGCCTTTAGGGAGctgctaaccactccaagaagcctaaaagcgaagaggactcctctcccctATACACCTTAGCCCAActccataaattacaaacaaaagaattcttgagAGCCTGAATAGCCAAAGAGCCCCCTCTAAAAGCTAAccaatttctttccttccaaaccgtccaaaaaatatacaacggaatggaattccatatctttttcctttttttacccacaaaagggccccttcAACAGAATAACGCCTCTTTGACCGTTTCTGGAAACACCCACTGAACCCCAAATAAGGCAAAGACGATCTCCCACAGGGCCCTGaccactgtacagtgtaaaagaatgtgatttacattttcctcttcacaactaCACAAAAAACAATGATTAGGGAGCTGCCACCCCCGCTTTTGTAGCCTATCCAACATGAGGATTTTttcccaagtagcctcccacgcaaagaaaacaactttggttgggaccttatccacccaaatgtttttttttggaaaaatgagGGGATTGGGGGTTGCCAGCAGATTATAAGCCACCCGAATCCGAAAAATATCAAGACCCCCTCCTTTCCATAACACTGAGTCCTCCTCTGAGAATATCCTGAAGTCCCTTAGCAAAAGAAGCAACTCTTCTATTAACACCAGCTCCCAGTCATTAGAATCTCTAGACAATTTGAGATTCCACCCTCCTTGACCAAGGCTTGGGTCCCACACCTCATTCACCGTCGCGTTACTACAAACCGCCAAGGCATAAAGCTGGGGAAACGCTTGGGACTGTGCTGCGTTGCCGCACCAAAGGTCAGTCTAGAACATAACCTTAGTCCCCCTCCCCACCCTGAACtccatgttatcccaacaccagcTTGTCTCCTTCAAtatctccttccaaactcccACTCCAAAAGGACCACGGACTTCATTAGATCTCCAACCACATCCCTCCATACCATACTTCACCCCGATTAGAGCAGCTGAATTTTTGGAAATGGATTATCATGTGTTTTGAATTGGTGTCAgacttgaaaataaatttgcaaaaaaatgaagttattcCTATAGGGGAGACAGTGGATGTGAATAGAGCAACTTTTCTTTTTGGGTGCAGAGTAGGAAAGCTTCCCACATCTTATCTAGGATTACCCCTTGGGGCCCTTAATAAGCATTGTGGTGTTTGGGACTCAATTGAGGAAAGGTTTAAAAGGAAATTAGTTGTTTGGAAAAAACACTACCTTTCCAAAGGAGGAAGACTTGTCCTTTTAAAGAGCACTCTTTCAAAtctccttatttattttatgtccctCTTTGTTATTCCTAGAAAAGTGAGAATTAGATTAGAGAGAATTCAAAGAGACTTTTTATGGGGAGCTTTGGGAGAAAGGAGCAAGATCCACTTGGTAAAATGGTCAAATGTGTGTAAGGCTAAAAATTTTGGAGGCTTGGGGATAAGAAGATTGCATAGTCTCAATCAAGCTTTGCTAGGCAAATGGCTATGGAGATTCTTTGTTGAGTGTGAAAGTTTGTGGAAGAAGATCATTTGTGGAAAGTTCGAGGAGGTGGAGAGGGGTTGGACTACTAGAGTGTGGAAGGAGTCCTTTGGGATGGCCCTTTGGAAGGACATTAGAAAAGGGTGGGAAGAGTTTAATGCTAGAACTTCTATTCGTATAGGAAATGGTAACCGTACAAGCTTTTGGTGGGGCATTTAGGCGGGAGACTTCAAGCTAAAAGATGTTTACCCTACTATTTTTAGGATAACATCCCATAAAAATGCTACAGTTGCAAAATCTTGGAAAAGAGAAGGGGATGAAGGGGGGTGTTAGGAGGTTCATTTTAGAAGACCCTTCCAAGATTGGGAGGTATAGTAGGTGACTCGCTTTTTGGGTTCTCTTGACCTGTTAAAAGTGCAAGAAGGTGAGGACACTTTATGTTGGAAAGAAGATAGGAGAGGATTGTTCAGTGTCAAGCCTTATTATTGTTCTCTAAGTGGGGAgactaattttgtttttcctggGAAGGAGTTTTGGGGATCCCGTGCTCCTCTCAAAAtttgcttttttgcttgggaagctgttTGGGGGAAGATCCTAACTGTAGACACCTTAATGAAGAGGGGATGACAAATGGTCAATAAATGTAATCTTTGTAAAGAGAGTGAAGAATCGACCGATCACATTCTGATTCGTTGCGCTAAGACAAGAGAGCTTTGAATCTTTTTATTAGCCCTCTTTGAGGTGACTTAGGTATTTCCAGATTCAGTAAGAAGTTTCCTCCTTCAATGGAAAGTTAAGGGGTTTCAAAAGAAGAATAGAGTAGTTTTGCGCTTGGCTCCTATTTGCTTATTTTGGTGTGTTTGGAAAGAGCGTAATCGAAGAACCTTCAAAGATGAAGAACTCTTTTACTAGGGTTTAAAGGATCTCTTCTTTCAGACTCTTTTTGAGTGGACAAGGGATTCTTTGGAGTTGGATTTCCCCTCCATGTTGATTTTCCTAGATACTCTTTGTTGTGGTTaaccttgctttgttttgtttgtgTGGTCTTTCTTTGTTTGAGGTGTGTTTGGCTTGTTTTTGTGTATATAGCCTGTATACGTAAGGCGCACCCCTTCCTTTTTTGGTGCTTATTATTGCATGTTCTTgttgtctataaaaaaaaaaaaaagcctcaaAGCTATAAGCCTTGTCGGGATGAGGCTTAACCCTCAATTACCCTAGCTGAGGCTATAACTGCAAGGCTAATTTGTAGAACCTCGCCTTGAGGCAAGTCTCGGGGCATAAGCCTCAATGGCCTTTTAAAACATGGGTAAATAGATGCTTTATGTGTAAAAAGGAGGAAGACTTCATCGACGATATGTTTCTTCATTGTGTTATAATTGGTTTCCGTTGACAATtggtttttttccttatttgggTCACAGTGGGTGATGCATTCTTCAATTAGGTTGATGTTGCTAAGTTGGAATGGGGCTCAAGTAGGGAAAAGGCAGAAGAAAGCTTGGTTAGCTGCCCCATTGTGTCTTTTCTAGACCATTTGGCGTGAAAGAAATCGGAGGGCATTTGAAGATGTGGAATTATCATATCAATTGCTAAAATCctcttttttgcttttctttttgaattacGTTAGGCACCATATAGAAGGAAAGCatcaattttattgattggttagaAGCTAAGTAATTGTTGGGCAggttattttctttgtttgccACCTTTCTTGGTCATTTTCGCTTGGTTCTCTTTGAATACTCCTAGTGTACTTTTAAGCTTTTCTGTTTTGTACcacccttctctctctctctctctatatatatatatatatatatatatatatttatattcttgttgcttatcaaaaaaaaaaaaaaaaaaaaggaaaaaagaaacagaTATTTGATTAGGAGGAAaacttattttgatttaatattaatGGAAATAACCATACTCATGGATGAGGTTTGGACAGCAAGTTAGTTTAGAAGGGTAACAAGTTCATTGAATTTTGTAAGCTTGAACTAATGAAACATTTGATTTGAAGACTAGgagtttcttttcctttttattcttcattttcttttttcttcctttctctctttcccTTATTTATTTGACATTTGATTATCAGCAGTTGATGCTGAGGCTTTCTATTCTCATTGTAGTTCTTAATTTGAATTGTGGATAGTGATTGAAGAGTGCACTTGTGTGGAGTGAGTTTATGCTGTGCATTAGCTCTGGGAGGGGCTTCCTTGACTGGGAGCAAGAGCTTACAGGGTCCTTGTTGCAGCTTTTAAATGCAATGCACATTCATAGTGTGTAAAGGCCAGATTGCTATGGATGGCGTCTTATAGAAGGGCTTGTTCTTAGTTCATACTATAGGATTTTGGCTTTCAGCCAATCTCCTCTTTTCCAGGCAAGGAGATTTGAGGTTCTAAAGTGCCATCTAAAGTTAGCTTCTTTACATGAAGGCTGGCTTGGGAGAAAATCCTAATGGCTGATCAACTTATGAGATGTGTCTGGAATATGGTTCACAGATGCTGTTTGTACAAACAAAGGGAAGAAACTGTAAACCATGTCCTTATTATTATGGTGTGCCTTTTAATTTGTGGTCTTTGGTTTTCTTCCATTTTAGGGTGTATTGGCTCTATTAAGGATGGGTAGAGATTTTTTACTGTGTTTGCATGATAGATTCAAAGAAAAGAGTTGCAAAGGAATATGGAAGATG contains these protein-coding regions:
- the LOC100259425 gene encoding uncharacterized protein LOC100259425 — encoded protein: MGLQWMVLGYVVAAEAAIALVITLPSPKLVKSRIVSLVSLLLSPLAGVIPFAAFQLLDIYWKNEHRLICTSETCTAGERDRYEKSIYKAQRNALLCGAACLLYWSICAICKYYKKIQSLEEVEKKYKDQ